The Populus trichocarpa isolate Nisqually-1 chromosome 2, P.trichocarpa_v4.1, whole genome shotgun sequence genome has a window encoding:
- the LOC7461707 gene encoding auxin-responsive protein SAUR36 has product MMRKNRGFKIGKRFVRISTWIFSRTRIHPPGCNSIGPSESTCSSKSKSLSKIINWGRRLTKGAKSICSAKPRSGYIPVGHEPVCDKPVPVPKGHLAVYVGQKDGEFHRVLVPLIYFNHPLFGELLREAEEEYGFNQQGGITIPCRFSEFERVQTRIKSGSCGRKLTWKRNHH; this is encoded by the coding sequence ATGATGAGAAAGAATAGAGGTTTCAAGATCGGCAAACGGTTTGTCCGGATCTCAACTTGGATCTTCAGTCGGACGCGGATCCACCCACCGGGTTGCAACTCCATAGGCCCATCAGAATCAACATGCAGTTCGAAGTCAAAGTCCTTATCGAAAATCATCAATTGGGGCCGTCGTTTAACAAAAGGAGCTAAATCAATTTGCAGTGCAAAACCCCGGTCGGGTTATATACCCGTGGGTCATGAACCGGTTTGTGATAAACCTGTTCCAGTACCAAAAGGGCATTTGGCTGTTTATGTGGGTCAAAAAGATGGTGAGTTTCATAGAGTTTTGGtgcctttgatttattttaatcaccCTTTGTTTGGTGAATTATTAAGAGAAGCAGAAGAGGAATATGGTTTTAATCAACAAGGTGGGATTACCATTCCTTGCCGGTTTTCGGAGTTTGAGAGGGTCCAAACCCGGATTAAATCGGGGTCATGTGGAAGGAAGCTGACGTGGAAACGTAACCACCATTGa
- the LOC7453959 gene encoding plasmodesmata-located protein 8, translating into MLRRLHLYSTHKTIPAPRLTSLFFLFLSLSSYDNFVKAHIFIYADCSQETYVPNSPFEENHNSLLASIVSSSSQASYNSFAIGNGSSSPPEGICYGLYQCRGDLKTTDCSRCIESAVNQISLVCPYSYGAALQLEACYVRYEHIDFLGRLDTNLKYKRCSKSVDNDVEFFRRRDDVLADLPTAMGFKVSCSGPVEGYAQCLGDLSSSDCSSCLADAVGQLKNLCGSAAADVYLGQCYARYWASGYYDLTSDSSNEDDEGKTVAIVVGILAGVAILIVLLSFCRRVMD; encoded by the exons atGTTGAGAAGGCTTCACTTATACTCCACTCACAAAACAATCCCGGCTCCGAGACTCACTtcactcttctttctcttcctttctctcAGTAGCTATGACAACTTTGTCAAAGCTCATATCTTCATCTATGCAGACTGCTCTCAAGAAACGTATGTGCCCAACTCTCCATTTGAAGAAAACCATAACTCCCTTCTAGCTTCAATTGTCAGCTCATCTTCTCAAGCTTCTTACAATAGCTTTGCCATTGGAAATGGAAGCTCATCACCCCCTGAAGGAATTTGCTATGGCTTGTATCAGTGCAGGGGTGATTTAAAGACTACCGATTGTTCAAGATGCATTGAAAGTGCTGTTAACCAGATAAGTTTGGTTTGTCCATACTCTTATGGTGCTGCTTTGCAACTTGAAGCTTGCTATGTAAGATATGAGCATATTGATTTCTTGGGAAGGCTTGATACGAACCTGAAATACAAAAGGTGCAGTAAAAGTGTAGACAATGATGTTGAGTTCTTTAGGCGTAGAGATGATGTTCTTGCTGACTTGCCAACAGCTATGGGATTTAAAGTTAGCTGTTCAGGTCCAGTAGAAGGTTATGCACAGTGTTTAGGAGATTTGAGCTCTAGTGATTGCTCTTCTTGTCTCGCGGATGCTGTTGGGCAGTTGAAGAATCTATGTGGATCTGCAGCAGCAGATGTGTACCTGGGTCAGTGTTATGCTCGCTACTGGGCATCTGGTTACTATGATCTCACTTCAG ATTCCTCCAACGAGGATGATGAGGGAAAAACAGTAGCCATTGTTGTTGGAATACTAGCAGGTGTAGCCATCCTAATCGTTCTCCTCTCTTTTTGCAGAAGAGTAATGG ATTAA
- the LOC7453960 gene encoding pectinesterase 2: protein MAARIVLTYFLVPFLLSSTIVGYNSDEVMSWCSKTPNPQPCEYFLSHDHRNTPITHESDFLKISMQLALDRAMQGKVNTYSLGSKCRNGLEKAAWEDCLELYEDSILWLTKTTSSKCTDYDAQTWLSTALTNLETCRTGFTEFGMTDFILPLMSNNVSKLISNTLAINKVPYSEPSYKEGFPSWVRPGDRKLLQSSSPASQANIVVATDGSGNVKTIKEAIDAASKRSGSGRYVIYVKAGTYNENVEVGKKVKNVMFVGDGIGKTIVTGSKSAGGGTTTFKSATFAVVGDNFIARDMTFRNTAGAKNHQAVALRSGSDFSVFYKCSFEGYQDTLYVYSQRQFYRECDIYGTVDFIFGNAAVVFQNCNIYARSPPNKIITITAQGRTDPNQNTGISIHNCRVTAASDLKPVQGSVKTYLGRPWKQYSRTVFMKTFLDSLINPAGWSPWNGNFALDTLYYGEYMNTGPGSSTANRVNWKGYRVITSSTVASQFTVGSFISGNNWLPATNVPFTAGL from the exons ATGGCTGCTCGGATTGTGCTAACGTATTTTCTTGTGCCTTTTCTACTCTCCTCAACCATTGTGGGGTATAATTCCGATGAGGTAATGTCTTGGTGTAGCAAGACACCTAACCCACAACCATGTGAGTATTTTTTAAGCCATGACCATAGAAATACCCCCATTACACATGAGTCCGATTTTCTCAAAATCTCTATGCAACTAGCCTTAGACCGTGCCATGCAAGGTAAAGTCAACACTTATTCCCTAGGCTCGAAATGTAGAAATGGGCTTGAAAAGGCTGCATGGGAAGATTGCCTTGAGCTCTATGAAGACAGCATTCTTTGGCTCACCAAAACCACTAGCAGCAAGTGCACAGACTATGATGCACAAACATGGCTCAGCACGGCTCTAACCAACCTAGAAACGTGCCGAACCGGGTTCACTGAATTCGGGATGACTGACTTTATTTTGCCTTTGATGAGTAATAATGTGTCCAAGTTAATTAGCAACACTTTGGCTATTAACAAGGTACCATACAGTGAACCTAGTTACAAAGAAGGGTTTCCTTCCTGGGTCAGACCTGGTGACCGGAAACTCTTGCAATCATCTTCACCAGCTTCTCAGGCAAACATTGTGGTGGCAACAGATGGGTCAGGGAACGTCAAGACCATCAAGGAGGCCATAGATGCGGCATCCAAAAGGTCAGGGTCAGGGAGGTATGTAATATATGTGAAAGCAGGGACATACAATGAAAACGTTGAGGTGGGAAAAAAGGTGAAGAATGTTATGTTTGTTGGTGACGGTATAGGGAAGACAATTGTCACCGGTAGCAAAAGCGCTGGAGGAGGTACTACAACTTTCAAGTCAGCTACTTTTG CCGTGGTCGGAGATAATTTTATTGCTCGGGACATGACATTTAGAAACACAGCTGGTGCCAAGAATCACCAGGCAGTTGCCTTGCGTTCGGGCTCCGATTTCTCAGTGTTCTACAAGTGCAGCTTTGAAGGATACCAGGACACTCTCTATGTCTATTCTCAGAGACAATTCTATAGAGAATGTGACATCTATGGTACCGTTGACTTCATATTTGGCAATGCTGCAGTTGTTTTCCAGAACTGTAACATCTATGCTCGAAGCCCTCCAAACAAGATAATTACGATTACTGCTCAAGGTAGAACTGACCCTAACCAAAACACAGGAATCTCGATTCACAACTGTAGGGTTACTGCTGCTTCCGATCTAAAGCCGGTCCAAGGCTCCGTTAAGACATACCTTGGTAGGCCGTGGAAACAGTACTCGAGGACTGTTTTTATGAAAACCTTCCTTGATAGCTTGATTAACCCAGCTGGTTGGTCGCCATGGAATGGTAATTTTGCTCTCGATACTCTATATTATGGAGAATACATGAATACTGGCCCTGGATCATCTACTGCCAATAGAGTTAATTGGAAAGGCTACCGCGTCATCACTAGTTCAACCGTAGCATCACAATTCACCGTGGGCAGCTTCATTTCCGGGAATAATTGGTTGCCGGCCACCAACGTACCATTCACCGCCGGCCTTTAA
- the LOC7453961 gene encoding probable pectinesterase/pectinesterase inhibitor 36: protein MSSASTATIFLLLVIAATTTFCHQELEKSENFRSQTDQASEALAFNVKSGKGLKRRKPNGKLLTSWNPANSKADYVVAQDGSGTHKTINDALAALDKTGGNRRNQRVIVYVKAGVYNEKVVIKKNMEKLMFVGDGIDRTIVTGNRNAKRDGYATHETATFGVHADGFWARDMTFENTAGPDGRQAVALMVSSEQSVVYRCSFKGYQNTLYVRSKRQFYRDCHIYGTIDFIFGNAAVVLQNCDIFVRKPNENQKNVIVAQGRKGPDENTGISIQGSRIRPAPDFIGVKNIPTFLGRPWRKYSRTVIFETDIDGFIDPAGWLPWDGSVHLNTLFYAEYNNIGCGASTEHRAKWPGFHVFKSWKEASPFTVNKFIKGSSWISQTGVSYKLGV from the exons atgtcTAGTGCTAGTACTGCCACCATTTTCCTCCTTCTGGTCATAGCAGCCACCACTACCTTTTGCCATCAAGAATTGGAGAAATCAGAAAACTTCCGAAGCCAAACTGATCAAGCTAGTGAAGCTCTAGCTTTCAATGTGAAGTCCGGTAAAGGGCTGAAAAGGA GAAAACCAAACGGGAAACTTCTGACATCATGGAATCCAGCAAATTCGAAGGCGGACTACGTGGTGGCACAGGATGGCTCTGGTACACACAAAACAATCAATGATGCCCTTGCTGCACTTGACAAAACGGGTGGTAACCGGAGAAACCAAAGGGTGATAGTCTACGTTAAAGCAGGGGTGTACAATGAGAAAGTggtaattaagaaaaacatggaaaaattgATGTTTGTGGGCGATGGCATTGATAGAACCATTGTCACAGGCAACAGAAATGCTAAACGCGATGGATATGCCACGCACGAGACAGCTACATTCG GTGTACATGCAGATGGGTTTTGGGCTAGAGACATGACATTTGAAAACACAGCAGGCCCCGACGGACGCCAAGCAGTGGCACTAATGGTGAGTTCAGAGCAGTCGGTTGTTTATCGTTGTAGCTTCAAGGGTTACCAAAACACACTCTATGTACGATCCAAAAGGCAATTTTATCGCGACTGCCATATATATGGCACTATCGATTTCATATTTGGCAATGCTGCGGTGGTTTTGCAAAATTGCGACATCTTCGTAAGAAAAccaaatgaaaaccaaaagaaCGTGATAGTTGCACAGGGAAGAAAAGGCCCTGATGAAAACACAGGGATTTCTATTCAAGGATCGCGTATTAGGCCGGCCCCGGATTTTATTGGCGTCAAAAACATCCCTACTTTCCTAGGCAGGCCATGGAGAAAGTATTCCAGGACAGTGATTTTTGAGACGGACATTGATGGCTTTATTGATCCAGCAGGGTGGTTGCCATGGGACGGCAGTGTTCATCTTAATACATTGTTTTATGCAGAGTATAACAACATAGGCTGTGGTGCATCTACAGAACACAGGGCAAAATGGCCTGGCTTTCACGTGTTTAAAAGTTGGAAGGAGGCTAGCCCTTTTACCGTGAATAAGTTCATAAAGGGGAGCTCATGGATTTCTCAGACAGGCGTGTCCTATAAGTTGGGAGTCTGA
- the LOC7453962 gene encoding 21 kDa protein: MNRLSLSIPLLLLSIFCFSGTVEPARFARHSRPRAYIETACTKTLYPSLCTQYLSVFANSTIQTPQQLAQAALSVSLYKALQTRTFMLKVVKELKAMKSKDYQAVKDCLDQIGDSVDQLSQSVRELHRLEHPGAAGGGDVFWHVSNFETWVSSAMTDASTCVDELPGKDMNKLKAVIKAKVLNVAQTASNALALFQRYAAKHKP, from the coding sequence ATGAATCGTCTCAGCCTTTCCATACCGCTACTGCTGCTATCCATATTTTGCTTTTCAGGCACAGTGGAACCGGCAAGGTTTGCCAGACATTCCCGGCCTCGGGCCTATATCGAGACTGCGTGCACGAAGACCCTTTATCCATCCCTATGCACCCAATACCTATCAGTCTTTGCAAACTCAACAATACAAACCCCTCAACAACTAGCCCAAGCTGCCTTATCCGTGAGCCTATACAAGGCCCTCCAAACAAGAACATTCATGTTGAAAGTGGTCAAGGAGCTCAAGGCAATGAAATCTAAGGATTACCAGGCTGTGAAGGACTGCTTGGATCAAATTGGTGATAGCGTGGATCAACTTAGCCAATCAGTTAGAGAGCTCCATCGCTTGGAACATCCAGGTGCTGCGGGTGGCGGTGACGTCTTTTGGCACGTAAGTAATTTCGAGACCTGGGTAAGCTCTGCCATGACTGATGCCAGTACTTGTGTGGATGAGTTACCGGGGAAGGATATGAACAAGTTAAAGGCTGTAATCAAGGCCAAGGTTTTGAATGTGGCACAGACTGCTAGCAATGCACTAGCCTTGTTTCAGCGGTACGCTGCAAAGCACAAGCCATAA
- the LOC7461709 gene encoding protein GRAVITROPIC IN THE LIGHT 1, producing the protein MLPTGLKDNQPRESNNQKVHPQPMEDSANQNPEALEALISKIFTNISSLKSAYIQLQSAHTPYDPDKIQAADKDVISELKNLSELKHFYRENNPKPICVSPQDSRLAAEIQEQQSLLKTYEVMVKKFQSEIQNKDSEILQLQQMIEEANQKRAKLEKNLKLRGLSTKESEGSGDESGFYSVDLTPDLFISAVETAFKAIHDFSKPLINMMKAAGWDLDAAANSIESNVVYAKRAHKKYAFESHICQRMFSGFQHENFSIKVDSGAVSKETFFHQFLSMREMDPLDMLGQNPDSAFGKFCRSKYLVVVHPKMEASFFGNLDQRNYINGGGHPRTPFYQVFLKLAKSIWLLHRLAYSFDPNVKVFQVKRGNEFSEVYMESVVKNLILDENDPKPRVGLMVMPGFWIGGSVIQSRVYLSGVKVAE; encoded by the coding sequence ATGCTACCCACTGGGTTGAAAGATAATCAACCCCGCGAGAGCAACAATCAAAAGGTCCACCCTCAACCCATGGAAGATTCTGCAAATCAAAATCCAGAAGCTTTGGAAGCCTtgatatccaaaatatttaccAACATCTCCTCTCTGAAGTCAGCTTACATCCAGCTCCAATCTGCTCATACTCCCTACGATCCTGATAAGATACAAGCTGCTGACAAAGATGTAATTTCCGAGCTGAAAAATCTATCCGAGCTCAAGCATTTCTACAGGGAAAACAACCCCAAGCCAATATGTGTTTCTCCTCAGGACTCTCGGTTAGCTGCAGAGATCCAAGAACAGCAGAGCCTGCTCAAAACATACGAGGTTATGGTGAAGAAATTCCAATCTGAAATTCAGAATAAAGATTCTGAGATTCTTCAGTTGCAGCAGATGATTGAGGAGGCAAACCAGAAAAGAGCAAAACTGGAAAAGAATCTTAAACTCAGGGGCTTGTCAACCAAAGAATCAGAGGGTTCTGGAGatgaaagtggtttttattcTGTGGATCTAACCCCGGATCTCTTCATATCTGCCGTGGAAACTGCTTTCAAAGCcattcatgatttttctaaacCATTGATCAACATGATGAAAGCAGCCGGGTGGGATCTTGATGCTGCAGCTAACTCCATTGAATCCAACGTTGTTTATGCAAAGAGAGCCCACAAAAAGTACGCATTTGAGTCTCATATATGTCAAAGAATGTTCAGTGGGTTTCAGCACGAGAACTTCTCAATTAAAGTTGACAGTGGGGCAGTTTCAAAGGAGACTTTCTTCCACCAATTTCTTTCTATGAGGGAAATGGATCCTTTGGACATGCTAGGTCAGAACCCAGATTCTGCTTTTGGGAAATTTTGCAGGAGCAAGTACCTGGTGGTGGTTCACCCAAAGATGGAGGCTTCATTCTTTGGAAATTTAGATCAGCGAAATTATATAAATGGGGGAGGGCATCCAAGAACGCCCTTCTACCAGGTGTTCTTGAAACTGGCCAAGTCGATCTGGCTTTTGCACAGGCTGGCTTATTCCTTTGATCCAAATGTTAAGGTCTTCCAGGTTAAGAGAGGAAATGAGTTCTCAGAGGTTTATATGGAAAGTGTTGTAAAAAACCTGATATTAGATGAAAATGATCCAAAACCTAGGGTTGGTCTAATGGTTATGCCTGGGTTTTGGATAGGAGGCAGTGTGATTCAGAGCCGTGTTTATCTCTCAGGTGTGAAGGTTGCCGAATGA